Proteins encoded within one genomic window of Anaerosporomusa subterranea:
- a CDS encoding response regulator → MKQKLKVLLADDHKLLRSGLKLLLQRNPDMLVVGESADGEQTIQLFEQLQPDILLLDLSMPAMDGIECLKEIKSRYPEAKVIVLTMHEDENYIKRAMQAGASAYVHKSAADTDLFKAIEAVQAGGIYLSQQDSKLLLHVLLNREQDAIDKKAPYILLSPREREVLRLVAHGYSLAEVAERLSLSIKTVDTYKVRLSEKLQATKRSELVSYALKYGLLSTE, encoded by the coding sequence GTGAAACAAAAGCTTAAGGTGCTACTAGCTGATGACCATAAACTACTCCGCTCTGGCCTAAAACTGCTGCTGCAGCGGAATCCGGACATGCTAGTGGTTGGAGAATCGGCGGATGGTGAGCAGACCATACAACTGTTTGAGCAGCTTCAACCGGATATTTTGTTGCTTGACTTATCCATGCCTGCTATGGATGGAATTGAATGTCTCAAGGAGATCAAAAGCCGTTATCCTGAGGCTAAGGTGATTGTATTAACGATGCACGAAGATGAGAATTATATAAAACGGGCAATGCAAGCAGGCGCCTCTGCTTACGTGCATAAAAGCGCGGCGGACACTGATTTGTTCAAAGCAATTGAGGCTGTGCAAGCAGGTGGTATCTATCTCAGCCAGCAAGATTCCAAACTATTGCTGCACGTTTTACTAAACCGAGAACAGGATGCGATTGATAAAAAAGCTCCTTACATTCTGCTCAGCCCTAGGGAGCGGGAGGTCTTGCGCCTGGTTGCACACGGATATTCGCTAGCTGAGGTAGCGGAGAGACTATCGCTAAGTATTAAAACAGTGGATACGTATAAAGTGCGGCTAAGTGAGAAACTGCAAGCAACTAAAAGGAGTGAATTGGTAAGTTACGCCCTAAAATATGGCCTACTGTCGACTGAATAG
- the phnD gene encoding phosphate/phosphite/phosphonate ABC transporter substrate-binding protein → MDRKALRFVCLLTIVMAICGLMGCGSFLSKSKYLDFKKVETPPAISAVNADSQSLRVAISSVLLPQETVVYYRSIANFLGWHVDRPVILIQRKSYAEIALLLLNGGADIAFFSSGEYANYSGFDEIEMLASQQRMGQPYYQGYIVVSKDSEIRKISDLKGKTVAFTDPLSYSGYTFLVHMLRQKNQTPETFFGRYIYTYSHDNSFRAVANKVVDAAPVTRLVYDRAKQKQPELAEAVKIIAVSPAAGIGPVVAGKSVSQGQREILRKALLTMHESPQMTPALQGLLIDRFVPPQPELFEPIRRMLREKREQL, encoded by the coding sequence ATGGATCGAAAAGCTTTGCGGTTTGTTTGTTTGCTCACAATTGTGATGGCTATCTGCGGGTTAATGGGGTGCGGCTCTTTCTTGAGTAAGAGCAAGTACCTCGATTTTAAGAAAGTTGAAACGCCGCCGGCCATATCTGCCGTCAATGCGGATTCTCAGTCTTTGCGGGTGGCGATTTCCTCTGTGTTATTGCCGCAGGAGACAGTAGTGTATTACCGCTCCATTGCTAATTTTCTCGGTTGGCATGTGGACAGGCCGGTGATTCTGATTCAACGAAAAAGTTATGCAGAGATTGCACTACTGCTCTTAAATGGAGGCGCGGACATCGCGTTCTTCTCATCCGGAGAATATGCAAACTACAGTGGTTTTGATGAGATTGAGATGTTGGCTAGTCAACAGCGGATGGGTCAGCCATATTATCAGGGGTATATCGTTGTATCGAAGGATAGCGAGATAAGAAAGATATCCGATCTTAAAGGCAAGACTGTCGCATTTACAGATCCTTTAAGCTATTCCGGCTATACATTTTTAGTACATATGCTTCGACAAAAAAACCAGACCCCGGAGACATTCTTCGGACGCTATATTTATACTTACAGTCATGATAATTCCTTTCGCGCAGTCGCAAACAAGGTTGTTGATGCTGCGCCTGTTACCAGACTAGTATACGACCGAGCTAAGCAAAAGCAGCCGGAGCTGGCGGAGGCGGTCAAGATTATTGCTGTTTCGCCGGCAGCTGGGATTGGCCCAGTAGTCGCAGGTAAAAGTGTAAGTCAGGGACAGCGGGAAATCTTGCGAAAGGCCCTGCTCACCATGCATGAAAGCCCGCAAATGACGCCAGCGCTGCAAGGATTATTGATTGACCGGTTCGTGCCGCCTCAGCCAGAGCTGTTTGAACCGATTCGGCGGATGCTGCGAGAAAAGAGAGAGCAGTTATGA
- a CDS encoding ATP-binding protein, translated as MMMSRLSIYYRIVAMALFIIALLSFATGLIVWDSLDDIVSQQLQKRGAEIATHVALASGNYILMEDLYNLYELAAQTAASSEDVRYILIIDSNKRLLAHTFHGGIPKGLLDDMPDLTQQEISVFNSNEGVIHDIVVPIENGAVGYVRVGMTEEYTRNTINQHIRDVLLTVLVICVLAVFLSSRISALITKPIRNLAEVAESITRGNLVIRANIRERGEVGKLATAFNEMAASLIQASADKEVLVGELLAKEQMRDTLIAKLMTAQEDERKRISRELHDETSQALTSLMLTMRVLAEDAPNQEQKDALLLGRDVAANILREVRDLAIELRPPALDDLGLVAAIERYSEKFAIRHGLNIELNTSGQQTSVDGQIAVALYRIVQESLNNVVKHSGATTVSINITFLPDQIMVTIADNGRGISDSDLIRAQKENRLGLYGMRERVELLQGRLDIRQSLYGGAELSIAIPQYRPRKGESS; from the coding sequence ATGATGATGTCACGGCTGTCGATTTATTACCGGATAGTGGCGATGGCACTATTTATCATTGCATTGCTTAGCTTTGCCACCGGTTTAATTGTTTGGGATTCTCTTGATGATATTGTTTCGCAACAGCTCCAAAAACGCGGCGCCGAGATCGCAACCCACGTAGCATTGGCCAGCGGAAATTATATATTAATGGAAGATCTGTACAATCTATATGAGTTGGCGGCTCAAACAGCAGCAAGCAGCGAAGATGTGAGGTATATTCTAATCATCGATAGTAACAAGCGACTTTTGGCGCATACCTTTCACGGCGGTATACCGAAGGGACTGCTGGACGATATGCCTGACCTTACTCAGCAGGAAATATCGGTATTTAACTCAAACGAAGGGGTTATTCATGATATTGTTGTTCCCATTGAAAATGGAGCGGTTGGTTATGTTCGGGTCGGAATGACCGAGGAGTATACGCGAAATACGATAAATCAGCATATAAGAGACGTATTGCTTACTGTCCTCGTTATTTGCGTACTGGCTGTATTCTTATCCAGCAGGATATCGGCGTTAATTACGAAACCAATTCGCAATCTAGCGGAAGTTGCCGAATCCATAACACGGGGAAATCTTGTAATTCGAGCTAATATCCGTGAAAGAGGCGAGGTTGGCAAGCTGGCTACTGCTTTTAACGAAATGGCTGCCAGCCTAATACAGGCTAGCGCTGATAAAGAAGTTCTGGTTGGTGAGCTTCTCGCCAAGGAACAAATGCGTGATACGTTAATTGCTAAGCTGATGACAGCTCAGGAAGACGAACGCAAGAGGATTTCCCGTGAGCTGCACGATGAAACAAGTCAAGCGCTAACCTCGCTTATGCTGACAATGCGGGTTTTAGCGGAAGATGCACCGAATCAAGAGCAAAAAGATGCTTTGCTGCTGGGGCGTGACGTCGCCGCCAATATTTTGCGAGAGGTTCGCGATCTGGCAATTGAGTTAAGACCGCCTGCGTTGGATGATCTCGGCTTAGTCGCTGCTATAGAACGGTATAGCGAAAAATTTGCGATCCGACATGGGTTAAACATCGAACTAAATACATCAGGCCAGCAAACTTCTGTTGATGGCCAAATTGCCGTGGCCCTTTACCGAATTGTCCAGGAGAGCTTAAACAATGTTGTTAAGCACTCCGGCGCAACCACTGTGTCAATAAACATAACCTTTCTGCCAGATCAGATTATGGTCACTATAGCTGACAATGGCAGGGGAATTTCTGATTCTGATCTAATTCGGGCGCAGAAAGAAAATCGGCTTGGACTATATGGAATGCGTGAACGGGTAGAGCTTCTTCAAGGCAGGTTAGATATTAGACAATCCCTCTACGGCGGCGCTGAGTTGTCCATTGCAATTCCTCAATACCGCCCGAGGAAAGGAGAGTCATCGTGA